One Cucurbita pepo subsp. pepo cultivar mu-cu-16 unplaced genomic scaffold, ASM280686v2 Cp4.1_scaffold000234, whole genome shotgun sequence genomic region harbors:
- the LOC111784556 gene encoding RGG repeats nuclear RNA binding protein A-like, with product MATTNPFDLLGDDDAEDPSQLIAAKHAAAVLSRKGSDHPQGKQAAAAAKQNKPANLPSKPLPPAQAVREAKNEGGRGGRGSGRGGGGYGYGRGRGSGGFNREFPYNDYSFSSNPEDGETGRTTEKRGGYGGPRGRGGRRGGFNNGEASDGERFRGAFERQSGTGYGNDFKREGSGRGNWGRSTDEFSAGAEEVNEIQKKVGDEKPVHEDDENSAKQLEEKEPEDKEMTLEEYEKLQEEKRKALLALKTEERKVDPKEFASMQQLSSKKDNQDVFIKLGSDKDKRKEIADKEERTKKSLSINEFLKPAEGERHYMPVGRGRGRGRGSRGGYVGSSMNSSMSSSVAAAPSIEDPGQFPTLGGK from the exons ATGGCGACCACCAATCCATTTGATTTGTTGGGAGATGACGACGCCGAAGACCCATCGCAGCTAATTGCGGCCAAGCACGCGGCGGCGGTTCTGTCTAGGAAAGGTTCTGATCATCCACAGGGCAAACAGGCGGCTGCGGCAGCTAAACAGAACAAACCTGCTAATCTTCCTTCCAAGCCTCTTCCACCTGCTCAGGCTG TAAGGGAAGCAAAGAATGAAGGTGGTCGTGGAGGTCGTGGTAGTGGGCGTGGTGGAGGCGGATATGGATATGGGCGAGGCCGTGGCAGCGGTGGCTTCAATCGTGAATTTCCCTATAATGATTACTCATTTAGTAGTAATCCGGAAGATGGAGAGACTGGAAGGACAACAGAAAAGCGTGGTGGATATGGTGGACCTCGTGGTCGTGGTGGCCGTCGTGGTGGTTTTAATAATGGAGAGGCTTCTGATGGTGAACGCTTTCGTGGTGCATTTGAACGCCAAAGTGGAACTGGTTATGG AAATGACTTCAAGCGGGAAGGATCTGGGCGTGGGAACTGGGGAAGGTCAACTGACGAATTTTCTGC GGGTGCCGAGGAAGTTAAcgaaattcaaaagaaggtAGGTGATGAGAAGCCTGTTCATGAGGACGATGAGAACTCTGCTAAACAATTGGAGGAAAAAGAACCAGAAGACAAG GAAATGACTCTGGAGGAGTACGAAAAGTTGCAGGAGGAGAAAAGGAAGGCCCTTCTGGCACTAAAAACTGAGGAGAGGAAGGTAGATCCTAAAGAATTTGCATCCATGCAACAACTTTCAAGCAAAAAGGACAACCAGGACGTCTTTATTAAATTG GGTTCTGATAAGGATAAGCGTAAAGAAATTGCAGATAAGGAGGAGAGAACTAAGAAG tccTTGAGTATTAACGAGTTCTTGAAGCCTGCTGAAGGAGAGAGACACTACATGCCAGTTGGTCGGGGTAGGGGCCGGGGCCGTGGCTCAAGGGGAGGTTATGTTGGCAGCTCGATGAACAGCTCAATGAGCAGCAGTGTTGCAGCAGCGCCCTCGATCGAGGATCCAGGTCAGTTCCCAACCTTAGGTGGGAAATGA